In Acidobacteriota bacterium, a single genomic region encodes these proteins:
- the oah gene encoding 6-oxocyclohex-1-ene-1-carbonyl-CoA hydratase: protein MDIKWLPRDHQKKDHQLFGSEHWGEQAPCTIYEKRPLVDPGGRQVEGLYTAWVTLNNPKQYNSYTTEMAKGVTAAFSTASLDRSVVAVVFTAVGDRAFCTGGNTKEYAEYYSRRPNEYGEYMDIFNGMVDAILGCKKPTICRVNGMRVAGGQEIGMACDFTLASDLAVFGQAGPRHGSAPDGGSTDFLPWMLSIEDAMWNCVSCEMWSAYKMKMKGLITAVKRVLKVDGRFVANPLVITDRYVDEGEIVYGEFKAGDAARQAKTLLKQGEIDFELLDREVDSVVWRLANLFPGCLIKSIDGIRSKKRFFWDMMKVPNRHWLSANMANEALLGFNAFNTRKLTGTDTIDFIRYRQLIAEGREMDDAVFAEVLGKPRE, encoded by the coding sequence ATGGATATCAAGTGGCTTCCCCGGGATCACCAGAAGAAAGACCACCAGCTTTTCGGTTCCGAGCACTGGGGCGAGCAGGCGCCCTGCACGATCTACGAAAAGCGTCCCCTGGTCGATCCCGGGGGCCGTCAGGTCGAGGGGCTCTACACTGCGTGGGTGACCCTCAACAACCCGAAGCAGTACAACTCCTACACCACCGAGATGGCCAAGGGTGTGACGGCGGCGTTCTCCACCGCGTCGCTCGACCGCAGCGTGGTGGCGGTGGTCTTCACCGCCGTGGGGGATCGGGCCTTCTGCACCGGCGGCAACACCAAGGAATACGCCGAGTACTACTCGCGTCGCCCCAATGAGTACGGCGAGTACATGGACATCTTCAACGGCATGGTCGATGCGATCCTCGGCTGCAAGAAGCCGACCATCTGCCGGGTCAACGGTATGCGCGTGGCCGGAGGACAGGAGATCGGCATGGCCTGCGATTTCACCCTGGCTTCCGATCTGGCGGTCTTCGGTCAGGCCGGCCCGCGCCACGGCTCGGCTCCCGACGGCGGATCCACCGACTTTCTGCCCTGGATGCTCTCCATCGAGGACGCCATGTGGAACTGCGTGTCCTGCGAGATGTGGAGTGCCTACAAGATGAAGATGAAGGGCCTGATCACCGCGGTGAAACGGGTGCTCAAGGTCGATGGCCGGTTCGTGGCGAACCCCCTGGTGATCACCGATCGCTACGTGGACGAGGGCGAGATCGTCTACGGTGAGTTCAAAGCCGGCGACGCGGCCCGCCAGGCCAAGACCCTGCTCAAGCAGGGGGAGATCGACTTCGAACTGCTCGACCGGGAGGTCGACTCGGTGGTCTGGCGACTGGCGAATCTCTTCCCCGGCTGCCTGATCAAGTCCATCGACGGTATCCGTTCGAAAAAGCGTTTCTTCTGGGACATGATGAAGGTCCCCAACCGTCACTGGCTGTCGGCGAACATGGCCAACGAAGCCCTGCTCGGGTTCAACGCCTTCAACACCCGTAAGCTCACCGGTACCGACACCATCGATTTCATCCGTTACCGTCAGCTCATCGCCGAGGGTCGCGAGATGGACGATGCGGTGTTCGCCGAGGTTCTGGGCAAGCCCCGCGAATAG
- a CDS encoding thiolase family protein, translated as MASKRAIMILDGGRRTPRADILIQNREPGLFSRFSTTQLGGMAIAATLENTAIDPRDVGHVVMGMASHSHRDSIYAAQGMRWRGGLGDDVPALTVARICGSGAEAVAVGAEMMLAGVRHDRRRPLTVVGGAESMQYPFILYSYRGRKVGEAVQKYGPLDVRALPPGSYLQDSLLMGLYDPSSKMSMANTAEELGRRYKITRDEADAFGYRSHVLARTARDEGQFDEETAPVKVVVDGARDPVEVRHDTHIMDSISLEKMGRLRPAFEAGGIITAGNASAVVDGAAAMVIAEESVVVERNLAPLARLAGMGVAACDPHIMGWGPVPAVRLALENAGIGGGDVDIVELNEAFAPQALACIRDFEDFGIAPEKVNPMGGAIALGHPLGATGAILTLTCAYALRRRKLRWGVVTMCIGGGQGIALVLESIH; from the coding sequence ATGGCCAGCAAGCGCGCGATCATGATCCTCGATGGCGGCCGGCGGACGCCGCGGGCCGATATTTTGATCCAAAACCGGGAGCCGGGCCTGTTCTCCCGCTTCTCCACCACCCAGCTCGGTGGTATGGCCATCGCCGCGACTCTCGAGAACACGGCCATCGATCCCCGGGACGTGGGGCACGTGGTGATGGGCATGGCCTCCCACAGCCACCGCGACTCGATCTACGCCGCCCAGGGTATGCGTTGGCGCGGCGGTCTCGGTGACGACGTGCCCGCCCTGACCGTGGCGCGGATCTGTGGCTCGGGCGCGGAGGCGGTGGCGGTGGGCGCCGAGATGATGCTCGCCGGCGTGCGCCACGATCGGCGTCGCCCGTTGACGGTGGTCGGGGGTGCGGAGAGCATGCAGTACCCCTTCATCCTTTACAGCTATCGCGGCCGCAAGGTGGGCGAGGCGGTTCAGAAGTACGGGCCGCTGGACGTGCGGGCCCTGCCCCCCGGATCCTACCTGCAGGACAGCTTGTTGATGGGGCTCTACGATCCGAGCAGCAAGATGTCCATGGCCAACACCGCCGAAGAACTGGGTCGGCGCTACAAGATCACCCGGGACGAGGCCGACGCCTTCGGTTACCGCTCCCACGTACTGGCCCGTACGGCCCGGGACGAGGGGCAATTCGACGAGGAGACGGCGCCGGTCAAGGTCGTCGTCGATGGGGCGCGGGATCCAGTGGAGGTGCGCCACGACACCCACATCATGGACAGTATCAGCCTCGAGAAGATGGGTCGCCTGCGACCGGCTTTCGAGGCCGGCGGCATCATCACCGCGGGTAACGCCAGCGCGGTGGTGGACGGAGCGGCGGCGATGGTGATCGCCGAAGAGAGTGTCGTGGTCGAGCGCAACCTTGCGCCCCTGGCGCGGCTGGCCGGCATGGGCGTGGCGGCCTGCGATCCGCACATCATGGGCTGGGGTCCCGTCCCCGCGGTGCGCCTGGCCCTCGAAAACGCGGGCATCGGGGGCGGCGACGTGGACATCGTGGAACTCAACGAGGCCTTCGCTCCCCAGGCCCTGGCCTGCATCCGGGATTTCGAAGACTTCGGCATCGCCCCCGAGAAGGTCAATCCCATGGGGGGGGCCATCGCTCTCGGTCATCCCCTGGGGGCCACGGGAGCGATCCTGACCCTGACCTGCGCCTACGCCCTGCGGCGGCGCAAGCTGCGTTGGGGAGTGGTGACCATGTGCATCGGGGGCGGCCAGGGCATCGCGCTGGTCCTCGAGTCGATTCACTGA
- a CDS encoding enoyl-CoA hydratase-related protein: MKVAVIGSGSIGPDLAYGFVSALAATDGHQVYLHDIRQEALDAGVERIRGYVKKGLTRGKLSPRVAAAIEKALVPTLDIADLAECDYVLEAATEELGTKQAIVDSLEAVVGPDCLVGFATSGIPRARIVANARHPERCFVNHPFFPAWRSLPMEVVLSGDAAFERRMLDMLRRLGKVPVVTADVPCFAADDIFCNYCAEAARIVVEGVATPAQVDKIVNDAIGGGGPFLVMDLTRGNLLNVKCLKLMQEGPPGGEWFAPPEIFTTQGNRPWHDPKDPGDPSHDEALARTVLDRMLAVLLARTFYVADNEICSRRELNWMTRTALGFAKGLLDLAEDLGPQKVAEICESYAAAHPGFEVPPSIRERSFPAFRRNVEVSRRGDVAVVSIERPEVKNALDHQTMEELDAVFAELEQDDGVRGVVLTSFDGSLAGADIMELAALETPEEAAAKCRHGHGVLARIAAMSTPVVAAVDGPVLGGGSELSMACHGRVVGPSLVLGQPEVNLGIIPGYGGTQRLPRLVGFERGVQMLRSARSIGADKARAWGWAAGVEGATVVDAAMTLIRDHLEGRVKLEPVDPAPMEVPAAFPVVEIGHRSLAIDAILCDVIRRGLARPLDEGLEVEAEGFARCRKTVDYDIGMTNFIQNGPRVPATFLHE; the protein is encoded by the coding sequence ATGAAGGTTGCCGTGATCGGCTCGGGATCCATCGGACCCGACCTGGCCTACGGCTTCGTCTCCGCGCTGGCGGCGACCGACGGCCACCAGGTCTACCTGCACGACATTCGGCAAGAGGCTCTCGACGCCGGTGTCGAACGCATCCGGGGTTACGTCAAGAAAGGGCTGACTCGCGGCAAACTCAGTCCGCGTGTGGCGGCAGCCATCGAGAAGGCCCTGGTTCCGACCCTCGACATCGCTGACCTGGCGGAGTGCGACTACGTGCTCGAGGCGGCCACCGAAGAGCTGGGTACCAAGCAGGCGATTGTCGACAGTCTGGAGGCGGTGGTCGGCCCGGACTGCCTGGTGGGTTTCGCCACCTCCGGTATTCCGCGCGCCCGTATCGTGGCCAACGCAAGGCATCCCGAGCGCTGTTTCGTCAATCATCCATTCTTTCCGGCCTGGCGTTCGCTTCCGATGGAGGTGGTGCTCTCGGGTGATGCCGCCTTCGAGCGGCGCATGTTGGACATGCTTCGCCGGCTGGGCAAGGTGCCCGTGGTCACCGCCGACGTTCCCTGCTTTGCGGCCGACGACATTTTTTGCAACTACTGCGCCGAGGCCGCCCGCATCGTGGTCGAAGGCGTGGCCACGCCGGCCCAGGTGGACAAGATCGTCAACGATGCCATCGGTGGCGGTGGACCCTTCCTGGTGATGGACCTGACCCGGGGCAACCTGCTCAACGTCAAATGCCTGAAATTGATGCAGGAGGGCCCTCCAGGGGGTGAGTGGTTCGCGCCACCCGAGATCTTCACCACCCAGGGCAACCGTCCCTGGCACGATCCCAAGGATCCCGGTGACCCCTCCCACGACGAAGCGCTGGCCCGTACGGTGCTCGATCGTATGCTCGCCGTGCTTCTGGCTCGTACCTTCTACGTGGCCGACAACGAGATCTGCTCGCGCCGCGAGCTGAACTGGATGACCCGCACGGCCCTGGGTTTTGCCAAGGGCCTGCTCGACCTGGCCGAAGACCTGGGGCCGCAGAAGGTCGCCGAGATCTGCGAGAGCTACGCCGCGGCCCATCCCGGCTTCGAGGTGCCGCCGAGTATCCGCGAGCGCAGCTTCCCCGCCTTCCGCCGCAACGTGGAGGTCTCCCGCCGGGGTGACGTGGCGGTGGTTTCCATCGAGCGCCCGGAGGTGAAGAACGCCCTCGACCACCAGACCATGGAGGAACTCGACGCGGTCTTCGCCGAACTCGAGCAGGATGACGGCGTCCGAGGGGTCGTGCTGACCAGTTTCGACGGTTCCCTGGCCGGTGCCGACATCATGGAACTCGCGGCCCTCGAGACGCCGGAGGAGGCCGCGGCGAAGTGCCGCCACGGCCACGGCGTGCTGGCCCGCATCGCCGCGATGAGCACGCCGGTCGTCGCCGCGGTCGACGGGCCCGTGCTCGGTGGCGGCTCGGAACTGTCGATGGCCTGCCACGGTCGCGTGGTCGGTCCGTCGCTCGTGCTCGGTCAGCCCGAGGTGAACCTCGGGATCATCCCCGGTTACGGCGGCACCCAGCGTCTGCCGCGGCTGGTGGGCTTCGAGCGCGGCGTGCAGATGCTCCGTTCGGCGCGCAGCATCGGTGCCGACAAGGCCCGCGCCTGGGGTTGGGCTGCCGGGGTCGAGGGAGCCACCGTGGTGGATGCCGCGATGACCCTGATTCGCGACCACCTCGAGGGCAGGGTGAAGCTGGAGCCCGTGGATCCCGCGCCCATGGAAGTGCCCGCCGCGTTTCCCGTCGTGGAGATAGGCCACCGCTCCCTGGCCATCGACGCGATCCTCTGCGACGTGATCCGGCGGGGCCTGGCCAGGCCCCTGGACGAGGGTCTCGAGGTCGAGGCCGAGGGCTTCGCCCGTTGCAGGAAGACCGTCGACTACGACATCGGCATGACCAATTTCATCCAGAACGGTCCCCGGGTGCCGGCGACCTTCCTCCACGAGTAG
- a CDS encoding 2-hydroxyacyl-CoA dehydratase family protein: protein MNADKPAIKKIRATAAMREIMAEYFQQLDAGSLSDQARIAWCTSVGPAELLRSMGFLVYFPENHGALLGASRAATDLIPAANALGYSPDICSYLTSDVGSYLRKNTPLTRAFGMRSVPRPDVLVYNTNQCRDVQDWFAFYHRETGAPMLGIHTPRNLDTIDSDLLGNLAGQHRALIPRLEEISGRAFDIDRLRETVAASYRCTQLWKTVLRLATHRPSPITFFDGTIHMGPAVVLRGDPRAEQYYETLIAELEERIANGVAAVEDEAHRFYWEGMPVWGKLRDHAETFAAQRSCVVASTYCNSWIFEGLGEKDPFIGMARAYSEIFIVRSEAYKLKYLEQMIEDYAIDGIIFHDAKTCPNNSNNRYGLHQRLTEKLGVPHVVINGDLNDLRMYSEEQARTQFEALIEQIEENAL, encoded by the coding sequence ATGAACGCCGACAAGCCAGCCATCAAGAAGATTCGTGCCACCGCCGCGATGCGCGAGATCATGGCCGAGTACTTCCAGCAACTCGACGCCGGCTCCTTGAGCGACCAGGCCAGAATCGCGTGGTGCACGAGCGTGGGGCCCGCCGAGCTGCTTCGCAGCATGGGTTTTCTCGTCTATTTCCCGGAGAACCACGGCGCTCTGCTCGGTGCCTCCCGAGCCGCCACGGACCTGATTCCCGCGGCCAATGCCCTCGGATATTCGCCGGATATCTGCTCTTACCTGACCAGTGATGTGGGTTCGTATCTTCGCAAGAACACGCCCTTGACCCGCGCCTTCGGTATGCGATCGGTACCCCGCCCCGACGTCCTGGTCTACAACACCAACCAGTGTCGAGACGTGCAGGACTGGTTCGCCTTCTATCATCGCGAGACGGGGGCGCCGATGCTGGGCATTCATACGCCCCGCAACCTCGACACCATCGACAGCGACCTGCTCGGGAATCTGGCCGGCCAGCACCGGGCGCTGATCCCGCGGCTCGAGGAGATCTCCGGCCGGGCGTTCGACATCGATCGGCTGCGTGAGACCGTCGCCGCCTCCTACCGATGCACCCAGTTGTGGAAGACTGTCCTCCGCCTGGCAACCCACCGTCCCTCGCCGATCACCTTCTTCGACGGAACGATTCACATGGGACCGGCCGTGGTTCTGCGCGGTGATCCACGGGCCGAGCAGTACTACGAGACGCTGATCGCCGAGCTCGAAGAGCGCATCGCCAACGGCGTCGCCGCGGTGGAAGACGAGGCGCACCGGTTCTACTGGGAGGGCATGCCCGTCTGGGGCAAGCTGCGCGACCACGCCGAAACCTTTGCCGCTCAGCGTTCTTGCGTGGTGGCCTCGACCTATTGCAACAGCTGGATCTTCGAAGGCCTGGGCGAGAAGGACCCGTTCATCGGCATGGCCCGGGCCTACAGCGAGATCTTCATCGTCCGCTCCGAGGCCTACAAGCTCAAGTATCTCGAGCAGATGATCGAGGACTATGCGATCGACGGCATCATCTTCCACGACGCCAAGACCTGCCCCAACAACTCCAACAACCGCTACGGGCTGCACCAACGGTTGACGGAAAAGCTGGGTGTCCCCCATGTGGTGATCAACGGCGACCTCAACGACCTGCGCATGTACTCGGAAGAACAGGCCAGGACCCAGTTCGAGGCGCTGATCGAGCAGATCGAGGAGAACGCCCTGTGA
- a CDS encoding acyl-CoA dehydratase activase, producing MNSPVAGAVFCGVDIGASATKLVLTGNEGRALARVVRHSGVDYAATAEACLDEALEQAGVQRERIVRTVSTGYGRQNVPFADAHRTEITCHATGCFALIGRAMTIIDIGGQDNKIIHLDDQGRRRSFKMNRKCAAGTGAFIEEIALRLGLDVSQLDPLAEQAERTVKLGSFCTVFAKTEILAHLRQGEPVEGIIRGAFESVITRVLEMDTLEGEIVATGGVVAHNPMIVRLLTERVGREVTVPPHPQLTGALGAALLAARQSAPTTPATET from the coding sequence GTGAACTCTCCCGTGGCCGGGGCCGTCTTCTGCGGCGTCGACATCGGTGCCAGCGCCACCAAGCTGGTGCTGACCGGGAACGAGGGCCGAGCACTGGCGCGGGTGGTGCGCCACTCGGGAGTGGACTATGCCGCCACCGCCGAGGCCTGCCTGGACGAAGCTCTCGAGCAGGCCGGTGTCCAGCGCGAGCGTATCGTGCGGACGGTGTCCACTGGATACGGCCGGCAGAACGTACCTTTCGCCGACGCCCATCGCACCGAGATCACCTGCCATGCCACGGGCTGCTTCGCCCTGATCGGGCGGGCGATGACGATCATCGACATCGGCGGCCAGGACAACAAGATCATCCACCTCGACGACCAGGGCCGACGTCGCTCCTTCAAGATGAACCGCAAGTGCGCGGCCGGCACCGGCGCCTTCATCGAAGAGATCGCGCTGCGCCTCGGCCTCGACGTCAGTCAACTCGACCCCCTCGCGGAACAGGCGGAGCGCACCGTCAAGCTGGGCTCCTTCTGCACGGTTTTCGCCAAGACGGAGATTCTCGCTCACCTGCGCCAGGGAGAGCCGGTGGAGGGGATCATCCGCGGAGCCTTCGAGTCGGTGATCACCCGGGTCCTCGAAATGGACACCCTCGAAGGCGAGATCGTCGCCACCGGGGGCGTGGTCGCCCACAACCCGATGATCGTGCGCCTGCTCACCGAGAGGGTCGGGCGCGAAGTGACAGTGCCACCCCACCCCCAGCTCACCGGCGCGCTGGGCGCGGCCCTGCTCGCCGCACGCCAATCGGCGCCCACCACGCCCGCGACGGAGACCTGA
- a CDS encoding acetate--CoA ligase family protein has protein sequence MLDGLFRPRAVAVIGASANPYSIGHIVVRNLVDYGFKGPIFPINPKGGHIRSIKAYRSISEVPDQVDLVNISIKADYIPAVMEECGKKGVKFAIVHSAGFKEVGEEGLAREKKMVEIAHHYGMRVYGPNCQGIQNSDPEVSVYANFTFVPMKPGNISIIAQGGGMGELLKLHLHKVGLGHRLYCSYGNECDLTMPEILEYYGRDEGTRVIMMQTESFKDPRAFLEAAARITPHKPILAIKAGRTREGSIAVSSHTGSLVDQAALAQAMYRKAGVVQFTDSDEMIKAAIALSTQEPPRGRRIGLITNTGGPGIQAVDEAVSRGLTLATWSEAGRKRLEENLYAEASCGNPVDVVATAGPDHYFAAVDTLLKEKDTDMVMVFFVTAPFVDLDGIAARIEEAAAASDKPVVVVVETTDKWSGLIDKLRGSGLPVYEFPEDGVRALADMARCNDLRQRPREEPPALDVDRDTVEKILTTASGGYLPQGQAYAVLEAYGIPTPPLAVLAGPGDIDAALKKVGLPCVLKVDAADVVHKSDEGGVALGLDSRQAVEQALATMQDRFAGRGARFIVQQQAPAGRELILGAVEAPGLGSLVMFGLGGIFVEVLRDVAFAVAPLSRPEASEVLRSIRGLPLLEGARGKAGVDLAAIEGLLLRFSRLVADFPSIVEMDLNPVFAYPAGRPPAAVDVRLKVR, from the coding sequence ATGTTAGACGGACTTTTTCGACCCCGGGCCGTCGCCGTGATCGGTGCCTCGGCCAACCCCTACTCCATCGGCCACATCGTCGTCCGCAACCTGGTGGACTACGGCTTCAAGGGACCGATCTTCCCGATCAACCCCAAGGGTGGACACATCCGCTCGATCAAGGCCTATCGCTCGATCAGCGAGGTACCCGACCAGGTCGACCTGGTCAATATCTCGATCAAGGCCGACTATATTCCGGCGGTGATGGAGGAGTGCGGCAAGAAGGGAGTGAAGTTCGCCATCGTGCACAGCGCCGGCTTCAAGGAGGTGGGCGAGGAGGGCCTGGCCCGCGAAAAGAAGATGGTCGAAATCGCCCACCACTACGGCATGCGGGTCTACGGCCCGAATTGCCAGGGGATTCAGAATTCCGACCCCGAAGTATCCGTCTACGCCAACTTCACGTTCGTGCCGATGAAGCCGGGAAACATCTCGATCATCGCCCAGGGCGGCGGTATGGGCGAGTTGCTCAAGCTGCACCTGCACAAGGTGGGTCTCGGCCATCGCCTCTACTGCTCCTATGGCAACGAATGCGACCTGACCATGCCCGAAATTCTCGAGTACTACGGCCGGGACGAAGGCACGCGGGTGATCATGATGCAGACCGAGAGCTTCAAGGACCCCCGCGCCTTCCTCGAAGCAGCGGCCCGAATCACGCCCCACAAGCCGATCCTGGCGATCAAGGCGGGCCGCACCCGGGAAGGATCGATCGCCGTTTCTTCCCACACGGGCAGCCTCGTCGACCAGGCCGCCCTGGCCCAGGCGATGTACCGCAAGGCCGGAGTGGTTCAGTTCACCGATAGCGACGAAATGATCAAGGCCGCCATCGCCCTGTCGACCCAGGAACCGCCCCGCGGCCGGCGCATCGGCCTGATCACCAACACCGGCGGTCCGGGCATCCAGGCCGTGGACGAAGCCGTCAGCCGGGGGCTGACCCTGGCCACCTGGTCGGAGGCCGGCCGCAAGCGACTCGAAGAGAACCTCTACGCCGAAGCCAGCTGCGGCAACCCGGTGGACGTGGTGGCCACCGCCGGACCCGACCACTACTTCGCCGCGGTGGACACGCTGCTCAAGGAAAAAGACACGGACATGGTGATGGTCTTCTTCGTCACCGCCCCCTTCGTGGACCTCGACGGCATCGCCGCCCGCATCGAAGAGGCTGCGGCAGCCTCGGACAAGCCCGTGGTGGTGGTGGTGGAGACCACCGACAAGTGGTCCGGCCTGATCGACAAGCTGCGCGGCTCGGGGTTGCCGGTCTACGAGTTTCCCGAAGACGGAGTGCGGGCCTTGGCCGACATGGCCCGCTGCAACGATCTGCGACAGCGGCCGCGGGAAGAGCCGCCCGCCCTCGACGTGGACCGGGACACAGTGGAGAAGATCCTCACCACCGCTTCCGGCGGCTACCTGCCCCAGGGCCAGGCCTACGCGGTACTCGAGGCCTACGGGATCCCCACGCCACCCCTGGCGGTGCTCGCCGGTCCCGGCGACATCGACGCCGCCCTTAAGAAAGTGGGCCTGCCCTGTGTGCTCAAAGTGGACGCCGCCGACGTGGTCCACAAGTCCGACGAAGGGGGCGTCGCTCTCGGCCTGGACAGCCGCCAGGCGGTGGAGCAGGCCCTGGCCACCATGCAGGACCGTTTCGCGGGACGCGGCGCCCGTTTCATCGTCCAGCAGCAAGCTCCCGCGGGCAGAGAACTGATTCTCGGCGCCGTGGAGGCCCCGGGCCTCGGCTCGCTGGTGATGTTCGGACTCGGCGGCATCTTCGTCGAAGTGCTGCGGGACGTGGCCTTCGCCGTGGCACCCCTGAGCCGGCCCGAAGCCTCCGAAGTGCTGCGTTCGATCCGGGGCCTGCCCCTGCTCGAAGGCGCCCGGGGAAAAGCCGGCGTCGATCTCGCAGCCATCGAGGGCTTGTTGCTGCGCTTCTCGCGGCTGGTAGCCGACTTCCCCTCCATCGTCGAGATGGACCTCAACCCGGTCTTCGCCTACCCCGCCGGCCGCCCCCCGGCCGCGGTGGACGTCCGACTCAAGGTGCGCTGA
- a CDS encoding sodium:solute symporter family protein encodes MHGIALGVVALYIVALFAVTAWARRLSQRSGSGLVGYLLAGRGLPSGVAAALLAGLAVGGVSTIGTAERAYTQGLGAGWFNAAWAAGAFVMGLVAARRFRRIEITTLPELFERSYGTTARILGVIGQLVVQLVITSLQYVAGGAILSSLMPEFFTLRAGMLVTAVVFVGITLIGGFWAAGLTNVINVAVIYGGILLGAGLTLAKLGGLGGLAARLPEAHPGFDLLAVGPAVVAAWFIVMITQVHSTQAVIQIGFAAKDEKAAARAYLIGGLLILPVGFISAVIGISAAVLHPGIVAAEALPRVVLDLSPFAAGLILAGLWAADVSTASALLMGSATLVCNDLVKRFVAPDLDPRREQLVCRATILGLSVATFVLALTVEGILKTLMVGLTLATAYTLIVLMTLFAPRLCRRSSASWTLATTMIALAAWQLAPPSWRLLPHPIYFTWIVSLVTFFGVLLFDRRGIGSPVATAR; translated from the coding sequence ATGCACGGCATCGCCCTGGGAGTGGTGGCCCTCTATATCGTGGCCTTGTTCGCGGTGACGGCCTGGGCCCGTCGACTCAGCCAGCGCAGCGGCTCGGGGCTGGTGGGCTACTTACTCGCCGGCCGCGGCCTTCCGTCCGGCGTCGCCGCGGCTTTGCTCGCGGGGCTCGCCGTGGGCGGGGTTTCCACCATCGGCACCGCCGAGCGGGCCTACACCCAGGGCCTGGGGGCCGGCTGGTTCAACGCCGCGTGGGCGGCCGGCGCCTTCGTCATGGGCCTGGTGGCGGCCCGCCGCTTCCGGCGTATCGAAATCACCACCCTGCCCGAGCTTTTCGAGCGCAGCTACGGCACGACCGCGCGGATTCTCGGCGTGATCGGCCAGTTGGTGGTGCAGCTCGTGATCACGTCGCTGCAATACGTGGCCGGGGGAGCGATCCTCTCCTCCCTGATGCCGGAGTTCTTCACCCTGCGGGCCGGCATGCTGGTCACGGCGGTGGTCTTCGTGGGTATCACCCTGATCGGAGGTTTCTGGGCCGCCGGGCTGACCAACGTGATCAACGTGGCGGTGATCTACGGCGGCATCCTGCTCGGCGCCGGACTGACGCTGGCCAAGCTGGGCGGACTCGGAGGCCTTGCGGCTCGACTGCCCGAGGCCCATCCCGGGTTCGACCTGCTGGCCGTGGGACCCGCGGTGGTGGCGGCGTGGTTCATCGTGATGATCACCCAGGTCCACTCGACCCAGGCCGTGATTCAGATCGGCTTCGCCGCCAAGGACGAAAAGGCCGCGGCCCGGGCCTACCTGATCGGCGGCCTGCTGATCTTGCCCGTGGGATTCATCTCCGCGGTGATCGGCATCTCCGCCGCTGTGCTGCACCCGGGGATCGTCGCCGCCGAGGCCCTGCCCCGGGTGGTTCTCGACCTCTCGCCTTTCGCCGCGGGCCTGATTCTCGCCGGGCTGTGGGCCGCGGATGTCTCCACCGCCTCGGCCCTGCTGATGGGCAGCGCCACCCTGGTCTGCAACGACCTGGTCAAGCGGTTCGTCGCCCCGGACCTCGATCCCCGCAGGGAACAGCTCGTCTGTCGCGCCACGATCCTGGGCCTGAGCGTGGCCACCTTCGTGCTGGCCCTGACGGTAGAGGGGATTCTCAAGACCTTGATGGTGGGACTGACCCTGGCGACGGCCTACACGCTGATCGTACTGATGACCCTCTTCGCCCCGCGACTGTGCCGCCGGTCGTCGGCGAGCTGGACACTGGCGACCACCATGATCGCCCTGGCCGCCTGGCAGCTCGCACCACCCTCCTGGCGCCTGCTGCCTCATCCGATCTACTTCACCTGGATCGTCAGCCTGGTGACCTTTTTCGGGGTGCTGCTCTTCGATCGGCGAGGCATCGGGTCGCCCGTCGCGACAGCCCGTTAG